ATCCTGTCAGGGTGTGATTATGCGCACATTATGGCCAGTGTTGGAAGAACTCCCTTCATGACCTAAGGCAATcattagtgtgtgtctgtgtttcgtTATTGTGTGTGACTTCACCTTGCCGTGCTGTGTACTCGTTGTCCTCAATCAGCCTGGCCAGTCCGAAGTCGGCGATCTTACATACCAGGTTGTCCCCGACCAGGATGTTAGCCGAGCGCAGGTCTCTGTGGATGTAGTTCATCCTCTCGATGTACGCCATGCCTGCTgccacctggaacacacacacacacacacacacacacacacacacacacacacacacacacacacacacacacacacacacacacacacacacacacacacacacacacacacacacacacacacacacacacacacacacacacacacacacacacacacacacacagtaagcacAGTAAAAGCACTGCGTTCGACTTGGTTCCAGAGAGAGTGCTGCACACGGTGACACACCACTGTCTTGAAGTTTCAGTACTGCCGAGTCATCTCGTTTGTGAAGTCACTCAGAGTTCCGTTATAGAAACACCGAGCGGAATGAGTGAAAAAACATTTTCCAGGGCTTTACCTGGGCTGCCATGTCAACCAGATTGGGCAGTTTCAGTCCTCGTCCCTCCCCGTCCTTCAGGAAATCCAGAAGGCTTCCTAAACAACAGGAGATTTCTGTTGTCAGAACATGCATTTGAAATAGCAGATCTTTATTGAAACGTCAGTTGACAGTCTGACCAACATGTGGGATTCCTTCCCAGCCTGCCAACGAAACAATGATCACATCAAAGTTTCCATCCCAGCTTTTTTCGATACTTAATTCATGGATCTGAAGCTCTTTCATGTGGTGCTCGTAAAATGTCAGCTTGTTGGCCGACTCCGTCATAGTTAAATATAGGCTCTCATTATCGTCGTAATGAATAAAAACAATGCTCCAGAGTAATAACAACTACCGGGCAGGCAACAAGGCAGACGATTACATAGTCGATCTAGCTAGACCTACAACGTGTCAGCGAAGGTGGTGGTCCACCACAGTGTCAATGTTGGATTGAGTGCTCCGGTCCGTTTTTCTCCATGGCATCGTCGCAGAGTACGTGGACAAAGGTATTGCGTGTGGGTTTCGTGTGTGTCTTTCACAACATGaactgtgtgtgggtgggagtGTGTGTTACACCAtgtatagcgtgtgtgtgtgtgtgtgtgtgtgtgtgtgtctgactatgTGTACATGCGTCCActcatgtgtgtgagagtgacaaTACCTTTGCCCATGTACTCAGTGACGATGTAGATGGGTTCCTCAGACACCACAGCGTAGAGCTGCACCAGTTTGTCATGCCGGAGCTTCTTCATGATCTGGGCTTCTTCCAGGAAGGACTCAGGAGACATGGTGCCAGGCTTCAGCGTCTTCACCGCCACCTTAGTGGTGCCGTTCCACGTTCCTGTTACCCACCAATGACAAAGAATTAGTACAGCCGTCACATCTCACAACTCCCGGGGCCGGTTTCCTAGACACGGTTTAAGCCTAGTGTTGGACTAAGAAGTTATTCAAATGGAGTATACCCGTGAAGCGTGCATTTTAGTCCAAGACTAGACTTAATCTGGAAAACTGTCCAATTATGTATACGTTACATCATGTCACAAAGCAAGACGTGACCCCACTTTGTTGTGAATTTAATTTGGTAGTGCTGTTGTACAATCTAGTATGTTCATATCTAAAAACAGTCTTGCTTTGGCATaccaacaacacagcacacaacccCGAAATGGACGTTGAAGTCTGCTTGCCTTTAAAGGTTGTGCTGAGGGACGCATCAATGTGCATCACATTTCTAGCGACCCTTCGTTTCAAATGGCTTTCAAAAGCCGCGAGAGAGATCTGGTGAGGTTTTAAACCCCACAATATACCAACACGGGGAAGGATAACCCATTGGAGGATGATTAACAAAAGCAACAGCCTCATAAGTAAAACCCCTCTGTGGAGCTGTGCCTGTTACTGCACTGTAGCGCAGTGTGGCCATGCCAATGTTCTTCTCTACAGTACTTTACATACACCCAATATTGAACCATTGAAATCATGGTCGATTCTTCATACAAGGTCATTTAGCTTGTTCTGTGGCTCAGTCGCAAATTGcacaatattccctatatagtgcagcagtttagaccagggcccatagggctctgttcaaaaagtaTTGCACCATATACAGTaaggaatatgatgccatttgggatgtggtcTGTGTCAATAGATAATGCAGAAATATCAGCTTTGACCTAAAGGCAAGACAGACCTCCAGTCATTCGGTGACATTTGGAATTCACATGCGTTTCTACTGTGGTGGGTTTAATTTAAGAGCGCACTCAGAAATCCTTGAGAGCAGTGTTGATTAGTTACACAGCTATGGCTGCCGGGCCTCGTCGGCCATTTTGGGGCCTGGCGCTGTGCAGTTACTGTGCTGAGGTCACCCGCTGGGTTCTGAGGTAATGGTATCCCAGGGGGCTGGGTGTCACTAGCAGCAGGGTGTGGGGCTAGCAGCTGGGACTAGCCACAACCTAAACTCCAAACCCCTAAACAGCCTGTTGAAATGTTACAACAGGACAGGACACACCCCTGATCTCTGGATGTAAAAGTAGTCCATGTAGCCAGTTCTACACAGGATACATTCAAATAATAGTGAGATTGTCTGCTTAAAAGTCAACCTAAGACTATTGATTTAAGCCTGAAGCCTCAACTGAAGCATGATACAAATAATATTAGCAAAAATCTAGGGTATCCTGGAGAAAGATGATAACGTACATGTTTGCTAACCATTATAATACAGAACAGAACTACCTGCACAAAAGTTTCCTTTTGTGTTTTGCAGACTGGACTGAAAAAGTCCTCAGGTGATTCAATAAAACCCCTTTACATttagaaataaatacatgtaagtTATCCAATTTCCCTCCCGGACACCCCTCAATAGAAATGAAAAGAACTGAATGGAACTATTTTGTTCTTACCACACCACACCTCAGCAAAACATCCCGCCCCCAGCTTTACTTCGAACTCAAGTGAGTCTCTGGCGATTTCCCAGGAATCGTGAGTCAGGCCCATAGTATCAGGGGtgcagttcacacacacacccgttAAATTAAAGCACAAACCATCCGCACTCTCTACAGGGGAAGGAACAGGGAAATCAAGGCACACAGGGTTAACTACTAGGGAGAGGAACATGCAAAGAGGCAGATGGAAGGCGGCCATATTGAACTGAGAGAGCGGAGCTTGTAGACATTGACAGACAATCTCATTTAACAGTAAAGACACAAATGGTGTTTTTTGGTCTCCGGCCTTTCTCTCAAAGAGAGAGGTTGTGAGTAGACTGTCAATCTGTTCTCGTTCTGATGTCTCTGCTTGCTCAGTCAGTGGCCCCCTTCCACGCAGCCTGTGGTCGGACGATTACGGAGGCGACTCTGCCCGTACCCATCCAGACCTCCCCAAACTGCCCATTCCCCAGACGCTTGATGAGCTGCAGTGACTCCCGGGGGATCTCCCACACGTCTTTGGTTTTGACGGACAGGTCGGTGAGGCGGGGCATCCCTTTGTGGCAGGGCACCACCAAGCGACAGCACAGCCCCGCGGCCCGCTCTGCACACAGGCACAAGgagcgcgcgcgcacacacacacacgcacacagagacacagggtgAGATAGAGAAGGAAGGGGGTTGAAAGAAAGCAGTTAGCAAAGcgctgtgaagagagagagaggagggagagagagagaagctgcagTAGACAGTACGTTAAAGGGATCTGCCATAGCAGAACAGTTCCAGGTGCATCCAGCAGTGAGCTCAGGTAAGCACCACAGCAGCCAGTCAATGTGTCCCACTAGATGTCCCAGACAGTGTCTGTCCCCAGGCCATAAGGTCAAGAATGAATCTGTCTAATGCCCTCTTAGCTACTGTTCATCAAATCACACTGAGTGCTCTTCCAACCTCTATCCTCCCCCCTACAGTACTGCACTAGGGTTCTGTCATCTCCGTTGATGACACACGTAACGAGAGGTTTTTACCAGCTGCACTATACTTCTTTGAATGTAAGGAATTCAAAAATAAATTGAAGGGTCAATATTGCTCAGGTTGCAGCCTGTTTTGAGGTTGCTCTTAGTTAAAGCTAGAACCCGCTGCGCACAggcgtcagttcaacgtctagttttgattcagacctggttgagttgtcaactaacgctAATTCAACATGAAACCaacaaacatttcaccatgtcattggatttaggatAAAAGTCGGGTGAAACAAAGAC
The sequence above is a segment of the Salvelinus sp. IW2-2015 unplaced genomic scaffold, ASM291031v2 Un_scaffold211, whole genome shotgun sequence genome. Coding sequences within it:
- the LOC112068189 gene encoding tyrosine-protein kinase Fyn-like codes for the protein MPRLTDLSVKTKDVWEIPRESLQLIKRLGNGQFGEVWMGTWNGTTKVAVKTLKPGTMSPESFLEEAQIMKKLRHDKLVQLYAVVSEEPIYIVTEYMGKGSLLDFLKDGEGRGLKLPNLVDMAAQVAAGMAYIERMNYIHRDLRSANILVGDNLVCKIADFGLARLIEDNEYTARQGAKFPIKWTAPEAALYGKFTIKSDVWSFGILLTELVTKGRVPYPGMNNREVLEQVERGYRMPCPQDCPISLHELMVQCWKKDAEERPTFEYLQAFLEDYFTATEPQYQPGDNL